From one bacterium genomic stretch:
- a CDS encoding cold-shock protein, protein MATGTVKWFNAEKGYGFITPEDGSKDLFVHFSAIQGDGYKTLNEGQKVEYEATQGQKGPQASNVRVVA, encoded by the coding sequence ATGGCTACGGGTACCGTGAAGTGGTTCAACGCGGAGAAGGGGTATGGATTCATCACCCCGGAGGACGGTAGCAAGGACCTGTTCGTGCATTTCAGCGCGATTCAGGGCGACGGCTACAAGACCCTCAACGAAGGCCAGAAGGTCGAGTACGAGGCCACGCAGGGACAAAAGGGTCCTCAGGCGAGCAACGTCCGCGTCGTCGCCTAA